From a single Oscillospiraceae bacterium genomic region:
- a CDS encoding PBP1A family penicillin-binding protein: protein MAKAKTNKKAKKKKGFWRTFWKIIWSTILITVPLVILLVLGILWYIFATTEPIDVENLRIDLNSSIYYLDEDGDKHLFEEIDATQNRDWVDYTEVPQYMKDAFVSIEDERFFSHTGFDLKRTTKAIIDYARKGSGAQGGSTITQQLVKNVTNNKDLTPRRKIEEIWLAYQLEQDLSKEQILELYMNTIYLAQGVNGVQTAAELYFDKDVSDLSLAECASIAGITQFPSRYDPFVNPDKNKEKQELVLKKMLETGKITQAEYDEAEAEELVFADPEEQHEKNNIKQTYMGEVVIKDAIRLLMEEQGITEAVAKKRVYSGGYQIISTVDPNVQDAIDDTYSSYKAFGESQKEVMPQSAIVVMDPQTGYVKGLTGGIGEREGSYTLNRAVDTYRQPGSCMKPLAVYAPALEAGLITPNTQMVDKKLSGYSPKNYYSGYYGTMSVQRAVELSVNTIPVQIIEDLGYEESYNFLRNKFHIDSIVEADKNPALALGGITDGVNVMDMTAAYAAFANNGIYTEPTTVLEILDHHGRTVVKANPESTAIMKETTAQYMHQMLISVVNNGTGTAARISGVKVGGKTGSTDGDKDRWFVGYTPNYVAAVWYGYDTPKPTSYSYNPALKGWKAVMDEIMEDAPKRDYATKTPTYIPPSTSSIRVCSVSNKLPCQYCIDQGTTVTRSFRDGAAPTTTCSKALHEKFKEVEPKNTPKPTEEDLPETTATPAPSVEYVPEPTKLPSLDNSHDNDNSGLNSGSVSNEPPSIPTVTSEPVVTQAPAPSTSSPGASSPSTSTPSAPAPEVGAEVAPAA from the coding sequence TTGGCAAAAGCAAAAACAAACAAGAAGGCCAAAAAGAAAAAAGGCTTTTGGAGAACCTTCTGGAAAATCATCTGGAGTACCATTCTGATTACGGTTCCTCTGGTAATACTGCTTGTTCTCGGTATCCTGTGGTATATCTTTGCCACCACCGAGCCGATTGACGTGGAAAACCTGCGAATCGATTTGAACAGCTCCATCTACTATCTGGATGAAGATGGCGACAAACATCTGTTCGAAGAAATTGATGCAACCCAGAACCGTGATTGGGTGGATTACACCGAAGTCCCTCAGTATATGAAGGATGCTTTTGTTTCCATCGAAGATGAACGTTTCTTCTCCCACACCGGGTTTGACTTGAAGCGTACCACCAAAGCGATCATCGATTATGCAAGAAAAGGTTCCGGAGCTCAGGGTGGTAGTACCATTACTCAGCAGCTCGTCAAAAACGTCACCAATAATAAAGACCTTACCCCCCGCAGAAAAATTGAAGAAATCTGGTTGGCGTATCAGCTGGAGCAGGACTTGAGCAAAGAACAAATCCTGGAGCTTTATATGAACACCATCTATCTGGCACAGGGTGTAAACGGTGTGCAAACCGCTGCCGAGTTGTATTTTGATAAAGACGTGTCAGACCTTTCTTTGGCAGAATGTGCTTCCATTGCAGGGATTACTCAGTTCCCCTCCAGATATGACCCCTTTGTAAATCCTGATAAAAATAAAGAAAAACAGGAACTCGTGTTAAAGAAAATGCTGGAAACCGGCAAAATCACCCAGGCAGAATATGATGAAGCCGAAGCAGAAGAACTGGTATTTGCAGATCCCGAAGAACAACATGAGAAAAACAATATTAAACAGACCTATATGGGTGAAGTAGTTATCAAAGATGCTATCCGCCTCTTAATGGAAGAACAAGGCATCACCGAAGCAGTCGCTAAAAAACGTGTATACTCCGGCGGTTATCAGATTATCTCCACCGTAGATCCCAACGTGCAGGATGCCATTGACGATACCTACAGCTCCTATAAGGCATTCGGAGAATCTCAGAAAGAAGTAATGCCGCAAAGCGCCATCGTTGTAATGGATCCGCAGACCGGTTATGTAAAAGGTCTCACCGGCGGTATCGGCGAACGCGAAGGCTCTTACACCCTAAACCGTGCCGTGGATACTTATCGTCAGCCCGGTTCTTGTATGAAACCTCTTGCCGTGTATGCACCGGCACTGGAAGCAGGATTAATTACTCCCAACACCCAAATGGTGGATAAAAAATTATCCGGATATTCTCCGAAAAACTATTACAGCGGTTATTACGGCACTATGTCCGTGCAAAGAGCGGTGGAATTATCCGTTAACACCATTCCCGTGCAGATTATTGAAGACTTAGGTTACGAAGAATCCTACAATTTCCTACGTAACAAATTCCATATCGACAGTATTGTGGAAGCAGACAAAAACCCGGCTCTGGCGCTTGGTGGTATCACCGACGGTGTCAACGTTATGGATATGACCGCAGCCTATGCAGCATTTGCTAATAACGGTATTTACACCGAGCCTACCACTGTTTTGGAAATTTTAGACCATCACGGCAGAACTGTGGTAAAAGCAAATCCCGAATCTACCGCCATTATGAAAGAAACCACTGCCCAATATATGCATCAGATGCTGATTTCCGTTGTGAACAATGGTACCGGTACTGCAGCGCGTATTTCCGGCGTAAAAGTAGGCGGTAAAACCGGTTCTACCGACGGCGATAAAGACAGATGGTTTGTTGGCTACACTCCCAACTATGTGGCGGCAGTATGGTACGGTTATGATACACCTAAACCCACTTCCTACTCCTACAACCCCGCATTAAAAGGCTGGAAAGCGGTTATGGACGAAATTATGGAAGACGCTCCCAAGCGTGACTATGCAACCAAAACACCCACTTATATTCCCCCGTCCACTTCCTCTATTCGGGTATGTTCCGTTTCGAATAAATTACCCTGTCAGTACTGTATTGACCAAGGCACCACGGTAACCAGAAGCTTCCGTGACGGAGCAGCACCTACTACCACCTGTTCCAAAGCATTGCACGAAAAATTCAAAGAGGTGGAACCGAAGAACACTCCGAAACCCACCGAAGAAGATTTACCGGAAACTACAGCAACACCCGCACCCTCCGTGGAATATGTTCCCGAACCTACAAAGTTGCCTTCTTTGGATAATAGCCATGACAATGACAACAGCGGTTTGAACTCTGGTTCAGTTTCTAATGAACCTCCCTCGATCCCCACTGTCACCAGCGAACCTGTAGTAACGCAGGCTCCTGCACCCAGTACTTCTTCTCCTGGTGCTTCTTCTCCCAGCACGTCCACTCCCAGCGCCCCTGCTCCGGAGGTGGGTGCCGAGGTAGCTCCCGCAGCATAA
- the mnmA gene encoding tRNA 2-thiouridine(34) synthase MnmA, whose translation MKKIGVGMSGGVDSSVCAVLLQEAGYEVSGITMLLHGGCADEKICGSSSDIEDARAVAHRLGIPLHMCDQRRNFETQVIERFSQSYELAETPNPCILCNRYMKFDAMLEEALALGLDGIATGHYARVEYDEKSGRYLLKKALDESKDQSYVLYSLTQHQLSHTLFPLGNLEKTKVREIAEEKELKNAHKKESQDICFVPDGDYAAFIQRYRGVSFPEGNFVDKDGKILGKHKGIIHYTIGQRKGLGLSFPCPMYVIAKDLATNTVMLGPIDQLYQTTFLATDINLISIDKMEGELQVLAKIRYNQKEQPAIARQIDENTIEIKFLEPQKAITKGQAVVLYDGDTVIGGGTIL comes from the coding sequence ATGAAAAAAATCGGAGTCGGAATGAGCGGCGGTGTGGATTCTTCCGTTTGTGCCGTACTCCTGCAAGAAGCAGGCTACGAGGTATCCGGAATTACCATGCTTTTGCACGGTGGCTGTGCAGATGAAAAAATTTGCGGTTCCTCCTCAGATATTGAAGATGCCAGAGCAGTTGCCCACCGTTTGGGAATCCCCTTGCACATGTGCGACCAAAGAAGAAATTTTGAAACGCAGGTCATAGAGCGGTTTTCCCAAAGCTATGAGCTGGCCGAAACACCAAACCCCTGCATTCTCTGCAACCGCTATATGAAATTTGATGCCATGCTGGAGGAAGCACTTGCCTTAGGGTTAGACGGCATCGCCACCGGTCACTATGCCCGTGTGGAATACGATGAGAAATCGGGACGCTATCTCTTAAAGAAAGCTTTGGATGAAAGTAAAGACCAAAGCTATGTGCTTTATTCTCTGACCCAGCATCAACTTTCTCACACCCTATTCCCTCTGGGGAATTTAGAAAAAACCAAGGTCAGAGAAATAGCAGAGGAAAAAGAATTAAAAAACGCTCACAAAAAAGAAAGTCAGGACATCTGCTTCGTGCCTGACGGAGACTATGCGGCATTTATCCAACGTTATCGGGGCGTGTCATTCCCCGAAGGAAATTTTGTGGATAAAGACGGAAAAATTCTGGGAAAACATAAAGGCATTATTCATTACACTATCGGTCAACGAAAGGGACTGGGCTTATCCTTCCCCTGCCCTATGTATGTGATTGCCAAGGATTTAGCCACCAACACCGTTATGTTAGGTCCCATTGACCAACTTTATCAAACCACTTTCCTGGCAACCGATATCAACCTGATATCCATTGATAAAATGGAAGGAGAACTGCAGGTTCTCGCTAAAATCCGATACAATCAGAAAGAACAACCTGCAATCGCCAGACAAATCGATGAAAATACCATAGAAATTAAATTCTTGGAACCTCAGAAAGCCATCACCAAAGGGCAAGCCGTTGTGCTGTATGACGGTGATACCGTGATAGGCGGAGGAACCATTCTATAA
- a CDS encoding serine hydroxymethyltransferase, with product MEFTNIIRKTDSKVADAIEREVKRQRSKIELIASENFVSEAVLQAVGSPLTNKYAEGYPGRRYYGGCECVDIVEDIARDRAKAIFGCDHANVQPHSGANANTAVYFAMLEPGDTILGMSLAHGGHLSHGSPVNISGKYFNIVSYGVDDDTHTIDYDKVRELALEHKPKMIVAGASAYPRIIDFPKFREIADEVGAYLMVDIAHIAGLVAAGLHPSPVPYADFVTTTTHKTLRGPRGGMIMCKEEYAKAIDKAIFPGLQGGPLMHVIAGKAVAFGEALTHEFKEYQKRIIENAKAMADAFLEEGIDLVSGGTDNHLMLLDLRKLNVTGKDAEHNLDEVGITVNKNAIPNDPQSPFITSGIRIGTAAVTTRGMGVEDMKTIAHLIALTLKDFEGNKMMVQKGVADLVAKYKLYE from the coding sequence ATGGAATTTACCAACATCATCAGAAAAACAGACTCCAAAGTGGCAGATGCCATTGAAAGAGAAGTAAAAAGACAGCGCTCCAAAATTGAACTGATTGCCTCCGAAAACTTTGTTTCCGAAGCAGTACTGCAGGCAGTTGGCTCTCCCTTAACCAATAAATATGCAGAAGGATATCCCGGCAGACGTTACTACGGCGGTTGTGAATGTGTAGACATTGTGGAAGATATCGCAAGAGACCGTGCAAAAGCAATCTTTGGTTGTGACCATGCAAACGTGCAGCCTCATTCCGGTGCCAATGCAAACACCGCAGTATATTTTGCAATGTTAGAACCCGGTGATACCATCTTAGGTATGAGCTTGGCACACGGCGGTCACTTAAGCCACGGCAGCCCTGTAAACATCTCCGGTAAATATTTTAATATCGTTTCCTACGGTGTTGATGATGATACTCACACGATTGATTACGATAAAGTAAGAGAATTAGCATTGGAACATAAACCCAAAATGATTGTGGCTGGTGCATCCGCATACCCCAGAATCATTGATTTTCCCAAATTCAGAGAAATCGCCGACGAAGTGGGTGCATACTTAATGGTAGATATCGCTCACATTGCAGGCTTAGTTGCAGCAGGGTTACATCCCAGCCCGGTTCCCTATGCAGATTTTGTTACCACCACTACCCACAAAACCTTAAGAGGTCCCCGCGGCGGTATGATTATGTGTAAGGAAGAATACGCCAAAGCAATTGACAAAGCAATCTTCCCCGGCCTGCAGGGTGGTCCTTTAATGCATGTTATCGCAGGCAAAGCGGTAGCCTTCGGCGAAGCTTTAACTCACGAATTTAAAGAATATCAGAAACGCATCATTGAGAATGCAAAAGCGATGGCAGATGCATTCTTAGAAGAGGGCATTGACTTGGTTTCCGGCGGTACCGATAACCACTTAATGCTCTTAGATTTAAGAAAATTAAATGTTACCGGGAAAGATGCAGAACACAACTTAGACGAAGTGGGTATCACCGTTAACAAAAACGCTATTCCTAACGATCCCCAGTCTCCCTTCATCACCAGCGGTATCCGTATTGGTACTGCAGCAGTGACCACTAGAGGTATGGGCGTGGAAGATATGAAAACCATCGCACACTTAATTGCTTTAACCTTAAAAGACTTTGAAGGCAATAAAATGATGGTGCAAAAAGGCGTTGCAGATTTAGTTGCAAAATACAAACTGTATGAATAA
- a CDS encoding replication-associated recombination protein A: MNKPLADRLRPQTLTDVVGQRHLLSEGMPVFAVLERSKQAGMSLPNMIFYGPSGTGKTTVANLIAKNINKKLYKLNATNASVADIKSIIADLDGFEAQNGVVLYLDEIQNFNKKQQQSLLEYVEKGDITLIASTTENPYFYIYNALLSRCTVFEFKELSDEDIKGAVIRAVSILQEDMAITFSEDAISHIATTSGGDCRKALNTVEMCSMIAKMDKDGTIAVTLEDVERTTSKKAFRYDKDGDSHYDVLSALQKSIRGSDPDAALHYLARLIAGGDLISICRRIQVMASEDIGLAYPQAVSIVKSCVDAAFQLGFPEARLPLAQAVILLATAPKSNSVIMSIDAALSDVEHSHTGDIPAHLKDGHYAGAKKLGHAQGYQYPHNYPNHYVAQQYLPDEIMDKSYYFPCDNKFENEIQNYAKKIDALWSKKKR; the protein is encoded by the coding sequence ATGAATAAGCCGTTAGCAGACAGATTACGACCCCAAACACTCACCGACGTTGTCGGACAAAGGCATCTCCTCTCCGAGGGGATGCCTGTTTTTGCTGTGTTGGAACGCTCCAAGCAAGCGGGAATGAGCCTGCCCAATATGATTTTTTACGGACCTTCCGGCACAGGAAAAACCACGGTTGCCAATCTGATTGCAAAAAACATCAATAAAAAACTGTATAAATTAAACGCCACCAACGCCTCAGTTGCCGATATTAAATCCATTATTGCAGATTTAGACGGTTTTGAAGCCCAAAACGGCGTGGTCTTATACTTAGACGAAATTCAGAATTTCAATAAGAAGCAACAGCAATCCTTATTGGAATATGTGGAAAAAGGAGACATCACCTTAATCGCCTCCACCACCGAGAATCCCTATTTTTATATTTATAATGCCCTCTTATCCCGATGCACCGTGTTCGAATTTAAAGAGCTGTCTGATGAGGATATCAAAGGAGCAGTAATTCGTGCAGTTTCCATTCTGCAGGAAGATATGGCAATCACTTTTTCAGAGGATGCCATCTCTCATATTGCCACCACTTCGGGCGGTGATTGCAGAAAAGCTTTAAACACCGTGGAAATGTGTTCCATGATTGCAAAAATGGACAAAGACGGTACCATAGCGGTTACCTTAGAAGATGTGGAACGTACCACCTCCAAAAAAGCATTTCGTTACGATAAAGATGGCGACAGTCACTACGATGTGCTCTCTGCCTTGCAGAAATCCATCCGTGGAAGCGATCCTGATGCAGCTCTTCACTACTTGGCAAGACTCATCGCAGGCGGTGACCTGATTTCCATTTGCAGAAGAATTCAGGTAATGGCGTCCGAAGACATCGGTCTTGCCTATCCTCAGGCGGTTTCCATTGTGAAATCCTGCGTGGATGCGGCATTCCAGTTAGGATTCCCGGAAGCACGTCTTCCTTTGGCACAAGCGGTTATTTTACTGGCAACGGCTCCCAAATCCAACTCCGTAATTATGAGTATTGATGCGGCATTATCCGATGTGGAACATTCCCACACGGGGGACATTCCCGCCCATTTAAAAGACGGTCATTATGCCGGTGCGAAAAAGCTGGGACACGCCCAGGGGTATCAATATCCCCATAATTACCCCAATCACTATGTAGCCCAACAGTATTTGCCCGATGAAATTATGGACAAAAGCTACTATTTCCCTTGCGATAATAAATTTGAAAACGAAATCCAAAA
- the hisD gene encoding histidinol dehydrogenase: MNIYKYSELTPEKKEFILKRAEIDITAYMDVAKEVSWDVKENGDKAVLKYTEKFDKIALTSETMKVSVEEIEEAYNRIDATSKEAITYAYNNIKNFHEKQKPEEMWMTEVDKGIIAGEKTTPIESVCLYVPGGKGSFPSVLLMLGVPAVVAGVEKIVVVTPPNKEGKVDDAILTAAKLLGITEIFKVGGIQAIAAVAFGTETIPKTRKVIGPGNAFATAAKRVLANYIDTGLPAGPSESIILCDDSTDPKKAALDWLIEAEHGPDSAALLVCHNEAFVHEVCALATEYIKELPELRQNFINTNLSTYGGAIITDNFEQSVAFVNEYAPEHMEVLCEKPFDVLPQIKNAGEILLGEWTPVTLCNFLMGPNAILPTGGFAKTYSSVGVLDFMKRSSFGYVTKDGFISVKDKAGNFAELEGFAAHAMAVRKRPL, encoded by the coding sequence ATGAATATCTATAAATACAGTGAACTCACTCCCGAAAAAAAAGAGTTCATCTTAAAACGTGCTGAAATTGATATTACAGCCTATATGGATGTGGCGAAAGAAGTTTCTTGGGACGTGAAAGAAAACGGAGACAAAGCGGTATTAAAATATACCGAAAAATTTGATAAAATTGCTTTAACTTCTGAAACGATGAAAGTTTCAGTCGAAGAAATTGAGGAAGCATACAATCGTATTGATGCTACCTCCAAAGAAGCTATTACCTATGCATACAACAATATCAAAAATTTCCACGAAAAACAGAAACCCGAAGAAATGTGGATGACCGAGGTGGATAAAGGCATTATCGCCGGAGAAAAAACCACTCCCATTGAAAGCGTTTGCCTGTATGTGCCCGGTGGAAAAGGAAGTTTCCCTTCCGTGCTTTTGATGCTGGGTGTTCCTGCTGTGGTTGCAGGGGTGGAAAAAATCGTGGTGGTAACTCCTCCCAATAAAGAAGGAAAAGTGGACGATGCCATCTTAACTGCGGCAAAACTGTTAGGAATCACCGAAATTTTTAAAGTTGGCGGTATTCAGGCGATTGCAGCAGTTGCATTCGGTACCGAAACCATTCCGAAAACCAGAAAAGTAATCGGTCCCGGTAACGCTTTTGCCACCGCGGCAAAACGTGTGCTGGCAAACTACATTGATACCGGTCTGCCGGCAGGTCCCAGCGAATCCATCATTTTGTGTGATGATTCCACCGACCCCAAAAAAGCAGCGTTGGACTGGTTAATCGAAGCCGAACACGGTCCTGACTCTGCGGCACTGTTAGTATGTCACAACGAAGCATTTGTGCACGAAGTGTGTGCGTTGGCAACCGAATATATCAAAGAACTGCCGGAGCTGCGTCAGAACTTTATCAACACCAACTTATCCACCTACGGCGGTGCAATTATTACCGATAACTTTGAGCAGTCCGTTGCTTTTGTGAACGAATATGCTCCCGAACATATGGAAGTGCTTTGTGAAAAACCTTTTGACGTGCTTCCCCAAATCAAAAATGCAGGAGAAATCCTGTTAGGCGAATGGACTCCCGTTACCTTGTGTAACTTCTTAATGGGTCCCAACGCTATCTTACCCACCGGCGGTTTTGCAAAAACCTATTCTTCCGTTGGTGTGTTAGACTTTATGAAACGTTCTTCTTTCGGTTACGTAACCAAAGACGGCTTCATCTCCGTAAAAGACAAAGCCGGAAACTTTGCGGAGTTGGAGGGCTTTGCGGCACATGCAATGGCAGTAAGAAAGAGACCTCTCTAG
- a CDS encoding orotate phosphoribosyltransferase, which translates to MITNEKALELLKEAGVLLEGHFLLTSGRHSNRYLQCAKIFKDAKLSELLCKELADRLGENKPDIVCGPAIGAILMSYEVSRHLNVPNIFAERENGEMTFRRSFGVEKGQKVLVVEDVVTTGGSVKEVIKLIQEAGGIVCGVGSIVDRTGGQIDFGVPYYSVLSMAVESFEPENCPICKEGKLPLVKPGSRNLKV; encoded by the coding sequence ATGATTACCAACGAAAAAGCATTGGAACTGTTAAAAGAAGCAGGCGTGTTACTGGAAGGCCATTTCTTACTGACTTCCGGACGTCATTCCAACAGATACTTGCAGTGTGCAAAAATCTTTAAAGATGCAAAACTTTCCGAACTGCTCTGCAAAGAACTGGCAGACCGTTTGGGCGAAAATAAACCTGACATCGTTTGCGGACCTGCAATCGGTGCAATCTTAATGTCTTACGAAGTGTCCCGTCATTTGAATGTTCCCAACATTTTTGCAGAAAGAGAAAACGGCGAAATGACCTTCCGCAGAAGCTTTGGTGTGGAAAAAGGTCAGAAAGTTTTAGTAGTGGAAGATGTTGTTACCACCGGCGGTTCCGTAAAAGAAGTAATCAAACTCATTCAGGAAGCAGGCGGTATCGTTTGCGGTGTTGGTTCCATCGTGGACAGAACCGGCGGACAGATTGATTTCGGCGTTCCTTACTATTCCGTTTTATCTATGGCTGTGGAATCCTTTGAACCCGAAAACTGCCCCATCTGTAAAGAAGGTAAACTGCCTCTGGTAAAACCCGGCAGCCGTAATTTAAAAGTTTAA
- the nrdR gene encoding transcriptional repressor NrdR, producing the protein MKCPYCGFGESKVIDSRRLEETNSIKRRRECLSCEKRFSTYERVELAPLVVIKKNKDREQFDRQKLLRGIMHACEKRPVSIDTMEKLVSEVETTLNNELMQEVESERIGELVMDKLKEVDEVAYVRFASVYRQFRDINTFMEELQKLLK; encoded by the coding sequence GTGAAATGCCCGTACTGCGGATTCGGGGAGAGCAAAGTAATAGATTCCAGACGGTTAGAGGAAACCAATTCCATCAAACGCCGTCGGGAATGTTTATCCTGCGAAAAACGTTTTTCCACCTACGAAAGAGTGGAACTGGCACCCTTGGTGGTCATCAAAAAAAATAAAGATCGTGAGCAGTTTGACCGGCAAAAACTTCTTCGGGGAATTATGCATGCCTGCGAAAAACGTCCTGTATCCATTGATACGATGGAAAAACTGGTATCCGAAGTAGAAACCACGCTAAATAACGAGCTGATGCAAGAAGTGGAAAGCGAACGAATCGGGGAACTGGTGATGGACAAATTAAAAGAGGTGGACGAAGTTGCCTATGTTCGTTTTGCCTCGGTTTACCGTCAGTTTCGTGATATCAACACGTTTATGGAAGAATTGCAGAAACTTCTGAAATAA
- a CDS encoding DNA primase gives MCRMLLLKEPERLKKLRRSGKKGEWCRLYFEEEFLNEVKEKNDIVDVISSYVNLRRSGSRYLGLCPFHSEKTPSFFVNPAMQLYHCFGCGAGGTVIHFIEHIENLDFVEAVKFLAQRAGIPLPDEKDELSDYSRLKRNIREMNKIAGRAFFRCLNSEAGRVGLTYFRSRGLSDDTIKTFGLGFAPNEWNFMYRTLKQHGFSDDDIVKSGLCLEKNGRIFDFFRNRVIFPVMDLRGNVIAFGGRVLDESKPKYLNTVENPIFSKRQNLFNLNYAKNASEDYIILAEGYMDVITMYQAGFRNAVAALGTAFGSDHSRLLKRFTDRVIVSFDSDGAGQKALQRSLETFKKDGLRVRILKIPGEKDPDDLIRKEGPEAFAEAIRNSMGEVEYELSRIYPKGGFGDEEERLEFTKKAIGILKEISSRLELEVYAKKVAEITKISYDSIIAQVKQARKHRKLESTVSEAEIAFLRKKSVSQSLIKLIVENPSYFPKIREKIKAEYFKEEIHRKIYQCFCELADASHKPDVTMILEQLSREDAKEASEIFMEKEPFLDFHIYLDSLLQKIENEAETLTFSDDDRDDMLRLLEYTKKLKQRNDKNEKKDS, from the coding sequence TTGTGTCGAATGTTATTATTGAAGGAACCTGAAAGGCTGAAAAAGCTTCGCCGATCGGGGAAGAAAGGAGAGTGGTGCCGTTTGTACTTTGAAGAAGAGTTTTTGAATGAAGTCAAGGAGAAAAATGACATCGTGGATGTTATTTCTTCCTACGTGAACCTAAGACGCAGCGGCAGCCGATATCTGGGGCTTTGCCCTTTTCATTCGGAAAAAACGCCCTCCTTTTTTGTGAATCCTGCCATGCAGCTGTATCATTGTTTCGGATGCGGCGCAGGAGGAACGGTGATTCATTTCATTGAACATATTGAAAATCTGGATTTTGTGGAAGCGGTAAAATTTCTGGCACAGCGTGCAGGAATTCCTCTTCCCGATGAAAAAGATGAACTCAGTGATTACAGCCGTTTAAAACGGAATATTCGCGAAATGAATAAAATTGCCGGAAGAGCGTTTTTTCGTTGCTTAAACAGCGAAGCGGGACGGGTTGGGCTAACTTATTTTCGTTCCCGTGGGCTTTCGGACGATACGATTAAAACATTTGGCTTAGGCTTTGCACCGAACGAATGGAATTTTATGTATCGCACTTTAAAACAACATGGCTTTTCGGATGACGATATTGTAAAAAGCGGTCTGTGCTTAGAGAAAAACGGAAGAATCTTTGACTTCTTTCGGAATCGGGTAATCTTTCCGGTTATGGATTTAAGAGGCAACGTGATTGCATTTGGCGGAAGAGTGCTGGATGAGAGTAAGCCAAAATATCTGAACACTGTGGAAAATCCCATTTTTTCCAAGCGGCAGAATCTGTTTAACTTAAATTATGCCAAAAACGCATCGGAAGATTATATCATTTTAGCGGAAGGATATATGGATGTGATTACCATGTATCAGGCAGGCTTTCGGAATGCGGTGGCGGCATTGGGAACGGCCTTCGGGTCTGACCATTCCAGATTGCTCAAGCGATTTACTGACCGCGTAATTGTTTCCTTTGACAGTGACGGTGCGGGGCAGAAAGCGCTGCAGCGTTCTTTAGAAACATTCAAAAAAGACGGTCTTCGGGTTCGTATCTTAAAAATCCCCGGCGAAAAAGACCCGGACGATCTGATTCGCAAAGAGGGTCCCGAAGCTTTTGCCGAAGCGATACGGAATTCTATGGGAGAAGTGGAATATGAGCTTTCCCGCATTTACCCCAAGGGTGGTTTTGGTGACGAAGAAGAACGGCTTGAGTTTACCAAAAAAGCAATCGGTATTTTAAAAGAAATTTCCAGCCGGCTGGAGCTGGAAGTCTATGCTAAAAAAGTGGCGGAAATTACAAAAATCAGTTATGACTCTATCATTGCTCAGGTCAAGCAAGCCAGGAAGCATAGAAAGCTGGAATCCACCGTGAGTGAAGCTGAAATTGCTTTTTTGCGGAAAAAGAGCGTTTCTCAATCGTTAATCAAGCTGATTGTGGAAAATCCGTCATATTTTCCGAAAATTCGGGAAAAAATCAAGGCAGAGTATTTTAAAGAAGAAATACACCGAAAAATTTATCAGTGTTTTTGCGAACTTGCGGATGCTTCCCATAAACCGGATGTCACTATGATTTTGGAGCAACTCTCACGGGAAGATGCAAAAGAAGCCAGTGAAATCTTTATGGAAAAAGAACC